One window of Flavobacterium dauae genomic DNA carries:
- a CDS encoding transposase: MGEKELALEHLLHCNSNDLLIYDRGYPSYNFTHQHIEKNINFLMRVKTTFSQRAIDFVESKKALQTVSFFPGKNTKLSDKPYSKNTPIKVRLVRVELPNNKVEILITSLLDSQEYPSSLFKKMYAERWKIETFYDELKNKLKIEHFSGYSNQTIQQDFYAALFVSNVQTLIANELKDEINEKSTKKYAYKVNSNLSYGFLKIELLNFF, from the coding sequence ATTGGAGAAAAAGAGCTAGCTCTTGAACATCTACTTCATTGCAATTCAAATGATCTACTTATTTATGACAGAGGGTATCCTTCTTATAATTTTACACACCAACATATTGAAAAGAATATCAACTTTTTAATGCGAGTAAAAACTACTTTTAGTCAAAGGGCAATTGATTTTGTCGAAAGCAAAAAAGCATTACAAACAGTAAGTTTTTTTCCAGGTAAAAACACCAAACTATCTGATAAACCCTATTCAAAAAACACTCCAATTAAAGTACGATTGGTTCGTGTAGAATTACCCAATAATAAGGTTGAAATTCTAATCACTTCGTTATTAGATTCACAAGAATATCCTTCAAGTCTGTTTAAAAAAATGTACGCCGAACGATGGAAAATCGAAACGTTTTACGATGAATTAAAGAATAAGTTGAAAATTGAGCATTTTTCGGGATATTCGAATCAAACCATACAACAAGATTTTTATGCAGCTTTATTTGTAAGCAATGTGCAAACTTTGATTGCAAATGAATTAAAAGATGAAATCAATGAAAAAAGTACTAAAAAATACGCTTATAAAGTCAACAGTAATTTATCATATGGTTTTTTAAAAATCGAATTGTTGAACTTTTTTTAA
- a CDS encoding T9SS type A sorting domain-containing protein, translated as MKKIITLFVLWFSVCAYSQETLNTMFYNVFKFPNSFPVNREVILRDILDDYKPDLFMICELATENAANLILNTSLQNQTDPYARAVFVPDLSKPSDPLQTMVFYNQRKLTLVNQQTLATVYRDINHYSFKVNVDSQNPIYLEVFVAHLKSSTGPANRQMRYDMVEAVTQQLQNLTQPDTYVLFAGDFNFYNSSEIGYQKILDPTNAIKLIDPLNAPGSWHDNASFNYLHTQSTRVSNAGFGGGANAGASGGLDDRFDFIMMSENFNTSTRFSYVNGSYQAYGNNGNCFDKDVKDVNCTGVFSQTLRDNLYNMSDHLPVVMQFQINEPLAIKSFEKEPLMWFESSNITDNEIMIGVDTSKFNAQNNQLFVYNIMGQLIKTVAVNNQSNIVISIQNLSGGMYFVKSNGSATVLKFIKK; from the coding sequence ATGAAAAAAATAATTACTCTCTTTGTTTTATGGTTTTCGGTTTGTGCGTATTCACAGGAAACATTAAATACAATGTTTTACAATGTGTTTAAATTTCCAAACTCGTTTCCTGTAAATCGGGAGGTTATTTTACGCGATATTTTAGACGATTACAAACCCGATTTGTTTATGATTTGCGAATTGGCGACAGAAAATGCAGCTAATTTAATTCTGAATACATCATTACAAAATCAAACAGATCCGTATGCACGTGCTGTTTTTGTACCCGATCTTTCAAAACCATCGGATCCTTTGCAAACAATGGTTTTTTATAATCAACGTAAACTTACTTTGGTAAATCAGCAAACATTGGCAACGGTGTATCGCGACATTAATCACTATTCTTTTAAGGTAAATGTAGATTCGCAAAATCCTATCTATTTAGAAGTTTTTGTGGCACATTTGAAATCGAGCACTGGGCCTGCAAACCGACAAATGCGTTATGATATGGTGGAAGCTGTAACGCAACAACTACAAAACTTAACACAACCTGATACTTATGTACTTTTTGCAGGCGATTTTAATTTTTACAATTCATCAGAAATCGGTTATCAAAAAATTTTAGATCCAACAAATGCTATTAAATTGATAGATCCCTTAAACGCACCGGGAAGCTGGCACGACAATGCATCGTTCAACTATTTGCACACGCAAAGCACGCGTGTTTCTAATGCTGGATTTGGCGGTGGAGCCAACGCAGGAGCCTCGGGAGGTTTAGACGATCGGTTTGATTTTATAATGATGAGCGAAAATTTTAATACAAGTACTCGTTTTTCTTATGTAAACGGAAGTTACCAAGCGTATGGAAACAACGGAAATTGTTTTGATAAAGATGTGAAAGATGTAAATTGTACAGGTGTTTTTTCACAAACCCTTCGCGATAATCTGTATAATATGAGTGACCATTTACCGGTGGTAATGCAGTTTCAAATTAATGAACCATTGGCGATAAAATCATTTGAAAAAGAGCCTTTAATGTGGTTTGAATCATCGAATATAACGGATAATGAAATAATGATAGGTGTTGATACGTCAAAATTTAATGCACAAAACAACCAACTGTTTGTTTATAATATAATGGGACAATTGATAAAAACGGTTGCGGTAAATAATCAATCGAACATTGTAATTTCGATCCAAAATCTATCAGGTGGAATGTATTTTGTAAAATCAAACGGAAGTGCTACAGTGTTAAAATTCATCAAAAAATAA
- a CDS encoding DUF1731 domain-containing protein: MTLEGGILNQQQNGIFNVVAPNPVRQNEFLKLLATQLNKPLWLPNIPSVFIKIGLGERSALVLSSQYVQPQKLLEQNYLFSFLTLEDALRDIYKQLNP, from the coding sequence ATGACATTGGAAGGGGGGATTTTAAATCAGCAACAAAACGGAATTTTTAATGTAGTTGCTCCAAATCCGGTAAGGCAGAATGAGTTTTTAAAGTTGTTGGCAACACAATTAAACAAGCCTTTGTGGTTGCCAAATATACCGTCGGTTTTTATAAAAATTGGTTTAGGTGAACGCTCAGCGTTGGTATTATCAAGCCAGTATGTACAGCCTCAAAAATTGTTGGAACAAAATTATCTGTTTTCTTTTTTAACTTTAGAAGATGCGTTGCGTGATATTTATAAACAGCTTAACCCTTAA
- a CDS encoding RtcB family protein, which produces MKKITGKDLLRIGFEENIILGKTLDFCENYKGSLNKGEVLNSLKNVFEKPSETFETSAFYPLAQQIVALQKEMDSDTIPLETNPKPYAVFGNDYIEEGARKQMETAMKLPVSVAGALMPDAHQGYGLPIGGVLATKNAIIPYGVGVDIGCRMALSIYDMEESFFEENQSKFKRELIAQSNFGAGNGFRGQYRFDHGVLENQLFNENPLLQNLKDKAWAQLGSSGGGNHFVEFGIIEFAERDEQLNIEKGKYVALLTHSGSRGFGATIAGHYTQLAKKVCKLPQEAKNLAYFDLNSTEGQEYWLAMNLAGDYASACHEVIHQKMQKALGVEVLAKVENHHNFAWKEQWNGEEVIVHRKGATPASKDVMGIIPGSMTAPGFLVRGKGEPEAIQSASHGAGRQMSRTQAKKEISKTDFKAILKDHNVTLIGAGLDEAPMAYKDIHQVMEAQKSLIDVVATFTPKMVRMADDGSSED; this is translated from the coding sequence GCGTATAGGTTTTGAAGAAAATATCATTTTAGGAAAAACATTAGATTTTTGCGAAAACTACAAAGGATCTTTAAATAAAGGCGAGGTGTTGAATAGTTTAAAGAACGTTTTTGAAAAGCCTTCAGAAACATTTGAAACATCAGCTTTTTATCCTTTAGCACAACAAATTGTCGCTTTGCAAAAAGAAATGGATAGCGATACCATTCCGTTAGAGACAAATCCTAAACCTTACGCTGTTTTTGGGAACGATTACATAGAAGAAGGTGCCAGAAAACAAATGGAAACCGCTATGAAACTGCCTGTATCTGTCGCAGGTGCTTTAATGCCCGATGCACATCAAGGTTACGGCTTACCGATTGGCGGAGTCTTGGCAACCAAAAACGCCATTATTCCGTATGGTGTGGGTGTTGATATTGGTTGCAGAATGGCACTTTCGATTTATGATATGGAAGAATCGTTTTTCGAAGAAAATCAATCGAAGTTTAAGCGCGAATTAATTGCACAATCAAATTTTGGTGCAGGAAATGGATTTCGAGGTCAGTACAGATTTGATCACGGAGTTTTAGAAAATCAATTGTTTAATGAAAATCCGCTTTTACAGAATTTAAAAGATAAAGCTTGGGCTCAATTAGGAAGTTCGGGTGGTGGAAACCATTTTGTGGAGTTTGGTATTATTGAATTTGCAGAACGCGATGAACAACTAAACATCGAAAAAGGTAAATATGTAGCTTTATTGACGCATTCAGGTTCTCGCGGTTTTGGCGCTACAATTGCCGGACATTACACCCAGTTGGCTAAAAAGGTTTGTAAACTTCCGCAAGAAGCAAAAAACTTAGCTTATTTCGATTTAAATTCGACTGAAGGTCAGGAATATTGGTTGGCGATGAATTTAGCAGGCGATTACGCATCGGCTTGTCATGAAGTGATCCATCAAAAAATGCAGAAAGCGTTAGGTGTTGAAGTCTTAGCCAAGGTTGAAAATCATCATAATTTTGCTTGGAAAGAACAGTGGAATGGGGAAGAAGTTATTGTTCACCGAAAAGGTGCAACACCTGCAAGCAAAGATGTTATGGGAATTATTCCGGGTTCTATGACAGCACCGGGGTTTTTAGTCCGTGGAAAAGGCGAGCCCGAAGCTATCCAGTCGGCATCGCATGGTGCCGGACGACAAATGAGTAGAACACAGGCAAAAAAAGAAATTTCGAAAACCGATTTTAAAGCTATTTTAAAAGATCATAATGTAACCTTGATTGGTGCCGGTTTAGATGAAGCACCTATGGCTTATAAAGACATTCATCAGGTTATGGAAGCTCAAAAGAGTCTAATTGATGTTGTTGCTACATTTACACCAAAAATGGTTCGTATGGCAGATGATGGAAGTAGCGAGGATTAA
- a CDS encoding pyridoxal phosphate-dependent aminotransferase, which produces MSAQHLSDRINNLSVSQTLAMAAKARELTALGKDIISLSLGEPDFNTPDFIKEAAKKAIDENWSKYPPVDGYLELKQAIVKKFQRDNGLNYQPANIVVSTGAKQSLYNIAQVMLNDGDEVILPAPYWVSYFEIIKMAGGIPVEVPTSVESDFKITPEQLKAAITPKTKMMWFSSPCNPSGSVYSKDELAALVEVLKQHENIYVVSDEIYEHINFTGGYCSIGSIPGMFNRTITVNGVAKAFAMTGWRIGYIGAPEFIAKACTKLQGQVTSGANSIAQRATIAALEADPSEIGYMVEAFHKRRDLVMKLVNDIPSLKVNQPEGAFYVFPDVSYYFGKTLKGILINNADDLALFLLEHANVATVTGAAFGNPNCLRLSYATSEEMISEAFRRIKEALAG; this is translated from the coding sequence ATGAGTGCACAACATTTGTCAGATAGAATTAATAATTTATCTGTTTCGCAAACCTTGGCAATGGCAGCAAAAGCCCGCGAATTAACAGCATTGGGTAAAGATATTATCAGTTTAAGTTTGGGTGAACCCGATTTTAACACACCCGATTTTATTAAAGAAGCTGCTAAAAAGGCAATTGATGAAAACTGGAGCAAGTATCCACCAGTTGATGGATATTTAGAGTTAAAACAAGCTATTGTAAAGAAATTTCAACGCGATAACGGTTTAAATTATCAGCCTGCAAATATTGTGGTTTCAACCGGTGCTAAGCAATCGCTTTACAATATTGCCCAGGTAATGTTAAATGATGGAGATGAGGTTATTTTACCGGCACCTTATTGGGTAAGTTATTTTGAAATTATTAAAATGGCAGGGGGTATTCCGGTTGAAGTTCCAACAAGTGTTGAGTCTGATTTTAAAATAACACCAGAACAATTAAAAGCTGCTATTACTCCAAAAACCAAAATGATGTGGTTTAGTTCGCCTTGTAATCCATCGGGATCGGTTTACAGTAAAGATGAATTAGCCGCTTTGGTAGAGGTTTTAAAACAACACGAAAACATTTACGTGGTGTCTGACGAAATTTACGAACATATCAATTTTACAGGTGGTTATTGCAGTATCGGATCCATTCCGGGAATGTTTAATCGTACTATTACGGTAAATGGTGTTGCCAAAGCATTTGCAATGACTGGTTGGAGAATTGGATATATAGGTGCACCAGAATTTATTGCTAAAGCGTGTACCAAATTACAAGGGCAGGTTACAAGTGGTGCAAATTCTATCGCGCAACGCGCAACTATTGCAGCTTTAGAAGCCGATCCTTCCGAAATTGGATATATGGTTGAGGCTTTCCACAAACGCAGAGATTTGGTAATGAAATTGGTGAACGACATTCCTAGTTTAAAAGTGAATCAGCCCGAAGGCGCTTTTTACGTTTTCCCAGATGTATCTTACTATTTTGGTAAAACATTAAAAGGAATTTTAATAAATAATGCCGATGATTTAGCACTGTTTTTATTAGAACACGCCAATGTAGCCACAGTAACCGGAGCAGCATTTGGAAACCCAAACTGTTTACGATTATCTTATGCAACCAGCGAAGAAATGATTAGCGAAGCTTTTAGAAGAATAAAAGAAGCTTTAGCAGGATAG
- the rsmG gene encoding 16S rRNA (guanine(527)-N(7))-methyltransferase RsmG, with amino-acid sequence MEEILVQFPDLNEVQKSQFEQLYDLYQDWNAKINVISRKDIDELYTKHILHSLGIAKIMAFKPNADVMDVGTGGGFPAIPLAILFPETNFYAIDVIAKKIKVVNEVATSLQLKNIKAEQKRAELVTDKFDFIVSRAVTNMPDFVTWVKGKTKKQSVHDLENGILYLKGGDLSEELKNFPKATLYNLSDFFTNEFFETKKVVHLPLKFKG; translated from the coding sequence ATGGAAGAAATTTTAGTTCAATTTCCGGATTTAAACGAAGTACAAAAAAGTCAGTTTGAACAATTATATGATTTGTATCAGGATTGGAATGCTAAAATTAACGTGATTTCGCGAAAAGATATCGACGAATTATACACCAAACACATTTTACATTCGTTAGGAATTGCAAAAATTATGGCATTTAAACCAAATGCCGATGTAATGGATGTTGGTACAGGTGGCGGTTTTCCGGCAATTCCGTTGGCTATTTTATTTCCCGAAACTAATTTCTATGCCATTGATGTGATTGCTAAAAAAATAAAAGTGGTAAACGAAGTTGCTACTTCCTTACAACTAAAAAATATAAAGGCTGAACAAAAAAGAGCCGAACTGGTTACTGATAAATTCGATTTTATTGTAAGCCGTGCCGTTACCAATATGCCCGATTTTGTTACTTGGGTTAAAGGAAAAACCAAAAAACAATCGGTTCACGATTTAGAAAACGGAATTTTATATTTAAAAGGCGGTGATTTATCTGAAGAATTAAAAAATTTCCCAAAAGCTACCTTATATAATTTAAGCGACTTTTTTACCAATGAATTTTTTGAAACCAAAAAAGTGGTGCATTTACCGTTGAAGTTTAAGGGTTAA